A genomic window from Prunus persica cultivar Lovell chromosome G2, Prunus_persica_NCBIv2, whole genome shotgun sequence includes:
- the LOC18786920 gene encoding probable inactive leucine-rich repeat receptor kinase XIAO: protein MTLPNIDHEKQIYCFKVFYAFLVVLLLRMNNPCIGCSEREMQALLALKQGLLDDDKSLLSWGREVQNKDCCQWDGVYCSNHTGDVVKLDLGDQSLEGDISPKLIHLQHLEYLNLSFNYFSLSKIPDFIGSLSNLRYLDLSYASFGDEIPNQLENLTHLEYLDLRSYSDYPIYAKNLNWLSNLSCLKHLDLSSTNLTGVVGWLEAVNMLPKLRNLILQGCNLPPPIISAVYVMNSSKSLVRVDLSWNYFNGSSIPASFGNMSSLAHLILHRSQLEGGIPNSFAKLCRLRELDLGSNSLSGQLSDFVETLSKCAQKTLESLDISYNPNISGSLPDLTNFLSLKHLSLGGNNLSGRIPESIGQMSKLETIGFGGNSLDGVISETHFSKLSKLSYLDLSSNSLLLNFSFDWIPPFQLRDINLKSCKMWLSSFPKWLQTQKNYTWLDISDAGISDTIPSLFWDLSPKLTFMDISHNQMRGTVGNVRLEFAPHLNLSWNQLEGPIPSILSEVSALDLSHNNISGAASFLCPTKDSSLSFLDLSGNHVSEELPDCWTYFKNLVFLDLSNNYFFGKIPTTMGYLFSIQTLRLSNNRFVGELPQFDNCGKLTLFDLGENNLSCSIPKWLGASLSNLVILILRGNQFYRSIPPQLCHLTRIQILDLSMNNISGTIPKCLNNLIVLAQKGNSDLAIQHAYYTYLGGGLRSWLYDDEASLTWKGVRSNTSKDWNVAGVRFP, encoded by the exons ATGACTCTACCTAATATTGATCATGAGAAGCAAATATACTGCTTCAAAGTCTTCTATGCTTTTCTTGTGGTGCTCTTACTACGCATGAACAATCCTTGCATTGGATGCAGTGAGAGGGAAATGCAAGCCCTCCTTGCACTCAAACAAGGCCTCCTGGATGACGACAAAAGCCTCCTTTCATGGGGAAGAGAAGTGCAAAACAAAGACTGTTGCCAATGGGACGGAGTCTACTGCAGCAACCACACTGGCGATGTTGTTAAGCTTGATCTTGGAGACCAATCTTTGGAAGGTGATATTAGTCCTAAACTCATTCACTTGCAGCATTTGGAGTATTTGAACCTCAGTTTCAATTATTTCTCTTTGAGCAAAATTCCAGATTTCATTGGATCTCTGAGCAATTTAAGATACCTTGATCTCTCTTATGCAAGTTTTGGAGATGAAATTCCAAACCAACTTGAAAATCTCACACACTTGGAATATCTCGATCTCAGGTCATACTCTGATTACCCAATTTATGCAAAAAACCTCAATTGGCTCTCTAATCTTTCTTGTCTAAAACACTTGGACCTCAGTTCTACTAATCTCACCGGTGTTGTTGGTTGGCTGGAAGCAGTTAATATGCTTCCTAAATTAAGAAACTTGATATTACAGGGGTGTAATCTTCCTCCTCCAATTATATCCGCTGTTTATGTTATGAACTCTTCAAAATCTCTTGTTCGGGTCGATCTCTCTTGGAACTATTTCAATGGTTCCTCAATTCCTGCATCTTTTGGAAACATGAGCTCTCTTGCACATCTTATTCTCCATCGTAGCCAACTTGAAGGAGGGATCCCGAATTCCTTTGCCAAGTTATGTAGGCTGCGAGAGTTGGACCTTGGGAGTAATAGTCTTAGTGGACAACTTTCAGACTTCGTTGAAACATTGTCCAAATGCGCTCAAAAGACATTGGAGAGTTTGGATATCTCTTATAATCCTAACATTTCGGGTTCATTGCCTGATCTTACGAACTTCTTATCACTGAAACACTTGTCTCTCGGGGGCAATAACTTAAGTGGAAGAATACCTGAAAGTATTGGACAAATGTCCAAGTTGGAGACTATTGGTTTTGGTGGGAATTCTTTGGACGGAGTGATTTCAGAAACTCATTTTTCAAAACTCTCCAAATTAAGTTATTTGGATTTATCATCTAACTCACTACTTTTAAACTTCAGTTTTGATTGGATTCCTCCCTTCCAGTTACGAGACATAAACTTGAAGTCTTGTAAGATGTGGCTGTCGTCTTTCCCAAAATggcttcaaactcaaaaaaattatacatggCTTGATATTTCTGATGCTGGAATTTCTGATACCATTCCAAGTTTGTTTTGGGATTTGTCACCAAAATTGACATTTATGGATATCTCTCACAATCAAATGAGAGGAACAGTTGGAAATGTTAGATTGGAGTTTGCACCGCACCTAAATTTGAGTTGGAACCAATTGGAGGGTCCAATCCCTTCAATTCTATCAGAAGTTTCAGCTCTAGATCTCTCCCATAATAACATTTCAGGGGCAGCTTCTTTTTTGTGTCCAACCAAGGATAGTAGTTTAAGCTTTCTTGATCTCTCAGGCAATCATGTATCTGAAGAACTTCCAGATTGTTGGACCTATTTTAAAAACTTAGTCTTCCTTGATTTGAGCAATAACTATTTCTTTGGAAAAATTCCCACCACGATGGGGTACTTGTTTAGTATCCAGACACTAAGACTAAGTAACAACAGATTTGTGGGAGAGTTGCCTCAATTTGATAATTGTGGAAAGTTGACACTTTTTGACCTTGGGGAAAATAACTTATCATGCTCAATACCTAAATGGTTAGGCGCTAGCCTTTCAAATTTGGTTATCTTAATCCTTCGAGGTAATCAGTTCTATAGAAGCATCCCGCCCCAATTATGCCATCTGACACGCattcaaattttggatttgTCGATGAACAACATCTCTGGAACTATACCCAAATGTCTCAACAATTTGATTGTTTTGGCTCAAAAAGGAAATTCAGATCTAGCTATCCAACATGCATATTACACTTATCTAGGAGGGGGACTTCGTAGTTGGCTTTATGATGATGAAGCATCTTTAACATGGAAAGGGGTAAG GTCAAATACCTCCAAGGATTGGAATGTTGCAGGAGTTAGATTCCCTTGA